In a genomic window of Anoxybacter fermentans:
- a CDS encoding M48 family metallopeptidase has product MFNDPSDDYTAKKKLYCKLNLKKGVLPVEKYPFQLKEEVIFKKGIRCCSGRIREGKLLYYLPRQMKRELVEKVLAEIRQNLILRLKDAYRYYNYFRKCQSHIHKSYELKKMAEEIYTRKYSTLDFSLTIKFRRQKTVMGTYRRKKDGKVVIYINDHFKNAPEFLLEYVIAHELSHHHFSGHDQAFYRELSQLCPDHKKKRKLANQYLLLKEAEIF; this is encoded by the coding sequence TTGTTCAATGATCCATCAGATGATTATACTGCAAAGAAAAAGTTATACTGTAAGTTGAATTTAAAAAAGGGAGTTTTACCTGTGGAGAAGTATCCATTTCAATTAAAAGAAGAAGTTATTTTTAAAAAAGGAATCCGTTGCTGTTCTGGCAGAATCAGGGAAGGGAAACTTCTCTATTATTTACCACGACAGATGAAAAGGGAGTTGGTTGAAAAAGTTCTGGCAGAAATACGGCAAAATCTTATTTTAAGGCTAAAGGATGCCTACCGCTATTATAATTATTTCCGCAAGTGCCAATCACACATTCATAAGTCTTACGAATTAAAAAAAATGGCTGAAGAAATTTATACTCGCAAATATTCAACTCTTGATTTTTCATTAACTATCAAATTCCGGCGGCAAAAGACTGTGATGGGGACTTATAGGCGAAAAAAGGATGGGAAGGTTGTCATTTATATTAATGATCATTTTAAAAATGCTCCTGAATTTCTTTTAGAATATGTAATAGCTCATGAATTAAGTCACCATCATTTTTCGGGCCATGATCAGGCTTTCTACCGGGAACTTTCTCAGCTCTGTCCAGATCATAAGAAAAAGAGAAAACTTGCCAATCAATATCTCCTTTTAAAAGAAGCTGAAATCTTTTAA